A single window of Zea mays cultivar B73 chromosome 10, Zm-B73-REFERENCE-NAM-5.0, whole genome shotgun sequence DNA harbors:
- the LOC100280534 gene encoding delta DNA polymerase isoform X1: MTRGGGGDMKSFFRQQKTHAAAATTKPTGGVSKKAAAHHHKKAALATNVHPAPYHGAGSRQQEEAEAEQRERAGREFDMDTRYGPCLGVTRAQRWRRAAALGLAPPPALLALCADEQPCLWEGRV; this comes from the exons ATGACGAGGGGCGGCGGAGGCGACATGAAGTCCTTCTTCCGTCAGCAGAAGacgcacgccgccgccgccactaCCAAGCCCACTGGCGGCGTCTCCAAGAAGGCGGCGGCGCATCACCACAAGAAGGCCGCACTCGCCACCAACGTCCACCCGGCCCCAT ATCACGGCGCCGGCAGCCGCCAGCaggaggaggcggaggcggagcagCGGGAGAGGGCGGGCCGCGAGTTCGACATGGACACGCGCTACGGGCCATGCCTCGGCGTCACCCGCGCCCAGCGGtggcgccgcgccgccgcgctcggcctcgcaccGCCGCCGGCGCTCCTCGCCCTCTGCGCCGACGAACAGCCCTGCCTCTGGGAGGGCCGCGTCTAG
- the LOC100280534 gene encoding delta DNA polymerase, with protein sequence MTRGGGGDMKSFFRQQKTHAAAATTKPTGGVSKKAAAHHHKKAALATNVHPAPCTDPDHGAGSRQQEEAEAEQRERAGREFDMDTRYGPCLGVTRAQRWRRAAALGLAPPPALLALCADEQPCLWEGRV encoded by the exons ATGACGAGGGGCGGCGGAGGCGACATGAAGTCCTTCTTCCGTCAGCAGAAGacgcacgccgccgccgccactaCCAAGCCCACTGGCGGCGTCTCCAAGAAGGCGGCGGCGCATCACCACAAGAAGGCCGCACTCGCCACCAACGTCCACCCGGCCCCATGTACCGATCCCG ATCACGGCGCCGGCAGCCGCCAGCaggaggaggcggaggcggagcagCGGGAGAGGGCGGGCCGCGAGTTCGACATGGACACGCGCTACGGGCCATGCCTCGGCGTCACCCGCGCCCAGCGGtggcgccgcgccgccgcgctcggcctcgcaccGCCGCCGGCGCTCCTCGCCCTCTGCGCCGACGAACAGCCCTGCCTCTGGGAGGGCCGCGTCTAG
- the LOC100216706 gene encoding MOB kinase activator-like 1A: MSLFGLGRNQKTFRPKKSAPSGSKGAQLRKHIDATLGSGNLREAVRLPPGEDINEWLAVNTVDFFNQVNMLYGTLTEFCTPESCPTMTAGPKYEYRWADGVQIKKPIEVSAPKYVEYLMDWIEGQLDDESIFPQKLGTPFPPNFKEVVKTIFKRLFRVYAHTYHSHFQKIVSLKEEAHLNTCFKHFILFTNEFGLIDKKELAPLQELIESIIVPY; the protein is encoded by the exons ATGAGTCTCTTCGGGCTTGGACG AAACCAGAAGACATTCCGCCCCAAGAAGAGCGCTCCATCAGGTAGCAAG GGAGCACAGCTCCGAAAGCACATAGATGCCACTCTCGGCAGTGGAAACCTTAGGGAAGCTGTGAGGTTGCCTCCTGGAGAGGATATCAATGAATGGCTTGCGGTGAATA CTGTGGATTTCTTTAACCAAGTTAATATGCTGTATGGCACACTCACAGAATTTTGCACACCTGAGAGCTGTCCGACAATGACAGCTGGCCCAAA GTACGAGTACAGATGGGCTGATGGTGTGCAGATAAAGAAACCCATAGAGGTATCAGCACCAAAATATGTGGAGTATCTGATGGATTGGATTGAAGGCCAGCTTGACGATGAATCCATATTTCCTCAAaaacttg GCACGCCATTTCCACCGAACTTCAAGGAAGTAGTAAAGACAATATTCAAGCGCTTGTTTCGGGTCTATGCCCATACTTACCACTCCCATTTCCAGAAGATTGTTAGCCTTAAAGAGGAGGCCCATCTCAATACCTGTTTTAAGCACTTCATTCTGTTTACAAAT GAGTTTGGCCTGATTGACAAGAAGGAGCTGGCTCCACTTCAGGAGCTCATCGAATCCATCATCGTTCCTTACTGA
- the LOC100282772 gene encoding 40S ribosomal protein S3-like — translation MATQISKKKKFVSDGVFYAELNEMLTRELAEDGYSGVEVRVTPMRTEIIIRATRTQNVLGEKGRRIRELTSVVQKRFNFPENGVELYAEKVVNRGLCAIAQAESLRYKLLGGLAVRRACYGVLRYVMESGAKGCEVIVSGKLRAQRAKSMKFKDGYMISSGQPVNEYIDSAVRHVLLRQGVLGIKVKIMLDWDPKGKVGPITPLPDLVTIHTPKDEDEPRPPVLAPPEV, via the exons ATGGCGACCCAGatcagcaagaagaagaag TTCGTCAGCGACGGTGTTTTCTACGCCGAGCTCAATGAGATGCTGACGCGGGAGCTGGCGGAGGACGGCTACTCTGGCGTGGAGGTGCGCGTCACGCCGATGCGCACGGAGATCATCATCCGCGCCACGCGCACGCAGAACGTGCTCGGCGAGAAGGGCCGTAGGATCAGGGAGCTCACCTCCGTCGTCCAGAAGAGGTTCAACTTCCCTGAGAATGGCGTTGAGCTTTATGCCGAGAAGGTCGTCAACCGTGGGCTCTGTGCCATCGCGCAGGCCGAGTCCCTCCGTTACAAGCTCCTCGGTGGCCTTGCCGTCCGCAG GGCTTGCTACGGTGTTCTTCGTTATGTTATGGAGAGTGGTGCCAAGGGTTGTGAG GTGATCGTGAGTGGAAAGCTCAGGGCCCAAAGAGCCAAGTCCATGAAGTTCAAGGATGGCTACATGATCTCATCTGGTCAGCCAGTGAACGAGTACATTGACTCGGCTGTGAGACACGTTCTTCTCAGACAG GGTGTTCTTGGCATCAAGGTGAAGATCATGCTTGACTGGGACCCGAAGGGCAAGGTTGGCCCGATCACTCCTCTTCCGGACCTGGTGACCATCCACACCCCGAAGGACGAGGACGAGCCGCGCCCTCCGGTCTTGGCACCTCCTGAGGTGTAA